The window tattattatatattatattattattattattattattattaaaatattcttTATGATGGttacaaatttaattgatggtccagattttaaacaaattttttttttctagatccTGAGACAAGTCAAAATTTACCCAATACTATCATTCTCGAGTGCGGAGTTACCAAAATGGCTGATGTGATGATACATCGGCCAATGGAGGCGCCCGGctttaaaaaaaagttgatgtATCGATACCTAGACCAACGCAATCGCCCACTGCCACAGAAGGTAAGTTAGGTACTTACGTTTACTATGTCTAGTGGTGACATTTGTAATTTAGCGCCTGAAGCTAAGAATTTTTAGGCGTCCTTGGTTAAAAACCATCAATAGCAACATGAATTTCCTCATAACCACCCCCACccttcttaaaaaaaaacagtaccTGCTTCCGATGACGAAGCTTGCAATCGTGCGTAAAAAAGTAAAATTCTAGTGAATGGAGAGGATTGAAATACTctaatatatgtataatattatATCAAGTGTTTCCAAGGTTCTTGAATACAATTAAACAGCAAAACAGAACAGATACATATACATATgtcaaaaatatcaaactacACATAGTATATCGTagacataaaaaattcaacttctTTCTATATTATGTGTCTAAAAGATATTAATAAAACAGCTGATCACCTATCACATCACAAGATACCTACAAACAGCGGTTGGacatgcaaagtttcagtattgcttcgAGAACTGATAAGGATTacaaacatgtgttccgctCAAAATATTTGGCATTCAATATGCGCCCGGGCGCATATTGTGAGCCTATGCCAGACATTGCTAGATACTGCATTTGGGTATTAAATACCTCAGATTCACAGTCGCATATTGAGACATCGGTGGGATCGGTTTCGGTATTCTTTGTATTGAAGCCCTAGGGTTGTTGTAAAACACTCATTTCTGTTTATGACCTGAAGTAGGTCTCACATCTGGGTGGGAATTTTATGTGCACCTAGATAAAAAAAAGGGAAGTTGTTTTGATTCAATTAGTTTAAAATGTTGGAATACCTCGATTTCTGCAATGAATCTGATTCAAATGCCAAAATGGAAATTATATCTGAATATTTTGGGGATGATTTCATTCAAGAAATAGAGATGtacaataaatcaataaattccGAGAGAGGTCGAGGGTTTTCAactttgaattattgcaatttataggtggattatttcatgaattttaagattttcgatatttcgaaaatatgaaattcGTCTGGGACTACCTACAATCCGAATAggataacaaatttcattgaaatcagcGAAGAAATTTACTCTAGGTATAGTATAAATTCattaaatctcgaataactcttgaacatTTGAAACACTGTGATAATAGTTTTCAAATTAAAGATGTAAGATATTGATACATTATTCTACTTCGAAAATGTGAATCGAGTTAACGCATACGATATTTACAGTagaaataatttacaaaattGGAACTATGGAAATTTTCTCttctttgcagtttttttttaattattttggaaattattcGGACTGATGCAAGAACTTGAGGAAGGagtttcactgtttcacccctaacgccggccctgctcGGCGAATAATTGTATATAGATAGTAGATAACACAAAGCTTTTAGCCAATGACAGAAAAAATTTaactatataaagggtgtttttttttgagctatagaactttaaattgcaattaaacaacgatggattattcgattgacatgaattttatttatccgcaagataatcttgtggcattacattttaaatatgatttctggcatatgaccgccacggctggctcggatgtagtccaatctggacgtccaattttcgattactttttccgacatttgtggtcgtatatcggcaataacacggcgaatgttgtcttccaaatatatacacaatatttgtggcttatccgcatagaccaatgactttacatagccccacagaaagtagtctagcggtgttaaatcacaagatcttgtaggccaattcacaggtccaaaacgtgaaacgtctttcaataaaccgattgtggcacgagctgtgtgacatgttgtgccgtcttgttggaaccacagctcctggacatcatggttgttcaaatcaggaatgaaaaagttagtaatcatggctctataccgatcaccattgactgtaacgttctggccatcatcgtttttgaagtacggaccaatgattccaccagcccataaagcgcaccagtcagtttttctggatgtaacggtgtttcgacatacacttgaggattagcttcactccaaatgcggcagttttgtttgttgacgtagccattcaatcagaagtgcgcttcatcgctaaacaaaataaaatggacgtagtgcgcgatacgtattccgcacagaaccattattttcgaaatgaaattgcactatttgcaagcgttgttcaggcgtgagtctattcacgatgaattgtcaaatcaaactgagaataagtcacttgacagctgttaaatcggtcgccatcttgaacagtaatgccaacttaaagttatatacctcgaaaaaaaacacccattacaaaAATTCAGAACAACATGGCCCAtttttaagatgaaaaaaatcataaaatataccAGGCGGGATTTTAAATCGACTTGGTTCgattcactgatgaagaatacGTGATCAATATCAATTCTGTACGGCCGGCCGATGATTTTCCACAAGCTTCTTAAAGATCCGGATTTTATGTTATCGCTTTTCCTTTGTGTGTAACATAATCGATTCATAAAGAAGAcaaacaataacaatttttcacattcaaattagttttcaattctgaaatatttttctttattcttcAGGTTGGAGAAGGTCTACTCGGGCCAGAAGGCAACCAGTCCGATTCCGAGCAGCTGGAAATGAGTACCAGTAAGTTGATGATTTATTAAGGatcttaaaataattttttcctcctACACGTGGTGCAGCCTTTTCTACATTTTTGGCTGCTTTCTGTTTAGGTGCAGCTTTGGGTTTAGGTGGAGCGGCAGCCCTCTTGGTAGCCTTTTGGCTCTTCTTCTGCTCTTTGACAGCCCCGATGGCTTGTTCTCCCTGAGCTTTCCTCACTTCAGGCCCTTGATTTCTCTTAGCCATAATGCCATTTAGAGGAGCTCCTACAATAGCCCTTTGGAATTTTTGAGTCCTCCTGGTACGTTTTTTGGTAGTTTCCTCCTCTTGACTCTTCTTATGTTTCCTTCTGTAGAGGATGGCCCATGTTACTTTCCTTGGATTCCTCAATAAATGGTTCTGTTTTCTCGCTACTATGGAGGAAAGAGTAATTGCTGGCTGAAACTGGTAGTTCTGTTCGAAACATTGAGCGTGAAAGATGTCATCGTCATCATCTGATGATATGATTGCCCTAGATTCAGTAGTTTTTAAATTGGCAAAAACAAAAGTCGAAATTCATCCAATAAATCGTTTGAGATTTAGATATAGTGAATATCatcacattttttgaaattgaaaaatgaatgagccgggaaacattcaaaatttttgaataagatTGAACtaaaaattggtgttatttaCATAAACAGCCTATATATCCTGAAAAAAGATTTGTGTTTACTTTAAGGTAAGTTATATCACAAATTATCACAAAATCTATCGTGGGATGATAGGTAAGATTAAGGAAAGGTAATTATATGGGTTAATGAATAACCAATAAACTTTCAGAGGTTGTAGGttctgatttaaaatattttattaatgaatCATCACATAATTTATAAATCTATATAATCtgttattgataaatttaatacCGAAGAATTGTTttctggaagaatatcaattctGTACGGCCGGCCGATGATTTTTCACAAGCTTCTTAAAGATCCGGATTTTATGTTATCGCTTTTCTTTTGTGTGTAACATAATCGATTCATAAAGAAGAcaaacaataacaatttttcacattcaaattaatttttaattctgaaatatatttctttattcttcAGGTTTGAGAAGGTCTACTCGGGCCAGTAGGTCACCAGTCCGATTCCAACGTGAGCAGCTGGAAATGAGTACAAGTAAGTTGAATTATTGAGGATCTTAAATTAACGTTTGCCTCCTACACGTGGTGCAGCCTTTTCTACATTTTTGGCTGCTTTCTGTTTAGGTGCAGCTTTGGGTTTAGGTGGAGCGGCAGCCCTCTTGGTAGCCTTTTGGCTCTTCTTCTGCTCTTTGACAGCCCCGATGGCTTGTTCTCCCTGAGCTTTCCTCACTTCAGGCCCTTGATTTCTCTTAGCCATAATGCCATTTAGAGGAGCTCCTACAATAGCCCTTTGGAATTTTTGAGTCCTCCTGGTACGTTTTTTGGTAGTTTCCTCCTCTTGACTCTTCTTATGTTTCCTTCTGTAGAGGATGGCCCATGTTACTTTCCTTGGATTCCTCAATAAATGGGCCCTCTCACATTTTGAGTTCAAGAATGTGTAATTCCTTCCATCTACTTTAACCAAGGTTTTACCATGGCCAGAGTCCGATTTTCATTTTAACTTTTTGGACGTAAACGTAACACCAAAATGAAAAGAGTAAGTGATTTGTTAAAAAAAAGTACCGCGAATTGGTCAAATTAAAAATAcgcatacagggtgtcccgaaaGTATACCGCCAATAATTAATAAGCGATAGGCCAAAAATGATTAGTTTTGGAATTACagtacagggtgttgaagtttggaATACCAAAAacaatcatcaaataaaatgtAATTAATTACTTAGTGATGTAAACAAAAATTGTTGTTAACTTTGACCATTAATCGTTGAATTGTTCTGAGTTTGGCCTTATGGCCAGCATTCAAGTTTCTCCGTCATTTATTTCATAACTTTACCGTTGAGTTTTTGCCCAAAGTATGGCATAAAGCtgcaattttcatcaaaaaaggctatctaatgatgcaataatatactgggtgtgccactTGAAAAAAGAATgtagtagtagtctgtttccggtataaccggaagttctagagactgaaaatattttagggagaaaaatcatttatttgGTTTTCCGAGAAAGTATGCATGGCTTTTACTATTAGATGTGTTATGTTATTATCATCAAAATGATGCATACATTCAATTCAAGCGATAAAATGTTTTCGATATTTCCGTTCATAAAATTGGTTTGGTGAAATTTGATTCGTTCCAAGGGCGGTTCTAGCCTCAAATTTTGGGGGGGggtcgccgttatgggcttcaatttttttgatgggaccatttcgTAGATTGTCTGCATGAACCGCATATTAAGTGTGAGGTGGTTCTATTTtgggggggtcatgacccccttgacccccccccccccgGACCGCGCTTGATTcgttcaaatcaatgaaaaatggatcttgcaaaattcatatttatttgtatcacaaaaatttaaaactattgttcttgaaactgattataatatttcattacaGAAAAGCCAAAGACAAAGAAGAATACCCGGCGTACATAGAGAGGTAGGCGAATAACTTCCAACCTCTCTGAAGTTTGTGGCGTGAGACAATTGCTACGTTATACATTGAGGAAGTTGTACAAAAACAAAACGTACAAGCTTTAGACCTCAGACCCAAGAAGACCCGTGCTAGCAGGCGTGCATCGACCAAACATCAAGTCAGTCTCAAAACCCCTAAAAATATCAGGAAAATGTCTATATTCCCCCCAAGGAAATTTGCACTTGAGGCATAAACTgtaatgtaaaaaaaatgtttctgtaTCACCCGGACTTACTTTCATGCTCTTTCTCTAgtaatatattttaattgatatataaacatatatacTGGAATTAAGGTATGTAAATTACATCTAATCTGTTATCAGTGCCTCTCCAGAAAGCCTACTTGGCTTTCATTGATTCGCCGAAAATCGAAGTCATCCAAGAAtacaattcattaaaatttcgtTGAGcacaaataaattataattctgTTTAAAGTTAGTGAAATATAATCAAAATTCATTAATAAGTTTGCCGAATATCTATCGACTCAAAAATTCTTTTCGCGAAACTAACTTTGTCCTACTATATTATCTATATCTATATGCAATGTTGAAACTGTCAAAAATGAGCTTTCATTAATACTTGCCAATACCTGATACGGATTGTTTAGAATTTTCCGATTTCTGCCGAGATATGGAACGTAGATGAATTGAGCGCCTTCCATAAAGACGAAAAGTAGGGACAAATAGCATAGAATTGACCCCATATATGGGAAATCATCGATCTCCAAACAGACTCCTATGGCCGTACTCATAGTCGAAACTCAAACTCGTGCTCTGATATTTAACGGAATGCTGTTAACGTACATATTTTGAACAATAAAAAGCCCTTTTCTATTTCATAGTAAAATTATGGCTTGAGTAGAAAACGGAGTTAATCTCCTtgtattattcaatgaatagttcAAATATAGTTGGTTGACATTTCTCTTTTTCATAGCAGTCATGCATGAATGACCtgctttttatttcaaaaattgtgatTAAAAATCAAAACTCACAATAGTTAAGAATTATTCATTTGTTCCCATAGTCGTCAAATTGAATAAACTCGAATTTGTCTTTGTGTCACAATCTGAAACTTTTTTGGAACAGTAGATATTAATCCATTAgagataattattcatttcaagttaGATTCTCTGTAATTGgtcgaaaatatttgtttataaaTATTCTAGGAAGAAAAAAGGGCATTCGATTAAAAATTCTCTTGTGACATTCAAAATGTATCTTCGGGATCGATTTCTTCTCTACCAAGTCAATGAATTCTAGAAATCCTAAACGCTCTTTGTCCCAATCGCCtgttatattaataaataagtcCACTTGATTTTCGACGATGATAACTAATTTCAGCGCTGATTATTTCCAAAGTATGGAAAGAATATGTGAGACTTTATTATCTCTCAACTGTATTCCACAAATCCACAGTAACTTCAATAACTAATAATACAACATCAGCCAcattttattttcacaattaCTATCAACGAACacaaaaaaattactatttcgaGTAATGTTACGAGATAAAATGACagaaaacaataattttaaGTTGAGCACTTCTTAGGCACGCAGTATCGACTATGAGTACGGCCACTAGAGGGCGCCAccgatttatataaatataaaaaatcgagTTCAGAACAGATTTTCCAGTGTGTTCAAGCAAACCTGTTGTTATTTGATGTGTGCAGTAGCACTCAACATCGTATTTTCTGGCTTTTCATTCGGCAATTACGGATGAGGTTCCTTCCTACGTTTTTTCTCTACAATTGCACTCGATATTTTTGGGGGTGATCAGAGCCTTAGATTTTGATCTCGAAGACGAGTTGCGGTCGACTTCAAACTGCAATCCAGGGGCGTACGCAGGGTGTAAGTCTCACCGTTGATGGGAACGCCAAGACGTGTTGGTCACCACTGGTTCTTACTTTACCATCGCCATGTGGGTTCGAGCGTCTTGGCGGTGAGAGGTACTTATCCAAAGTCAACGGAAGGGTTATCTTCTTCCTGTTGTCTTCATGTTTGCGAGGTTCAGTGTGTTCCAATGTTTGTTCTCTGACAGAAATTCCTCAAATAGAGGTGATTTTTGCCTTCATTGAACATCAGATCGTGGTTATCCTTTTGAGTAGGTTGTACGACTGCTGGTTGATTTGATTGGGgattcgaaaacattttttgcgaTTTTGGATATTAGATTAACGTGAAACAACGGCTTGAAAAAACGAATCTGGATATCACTTTGCATTTCTCATTTTATTTATAGATACAAGGTGTACCTAAATTGAAGTTACAAACTAAAATTCCTCGGATAattctaggaaaaaaagtcctaagAACATGGACCTGCAAACCATTTCTTTTCGGGATACAGactgtttttgattttttcctcaAGTTTTTTCATCACAGCTCTTTAATAATTTTAAACAATTCTCTATACTTAatactcaggaaaatccaaatgattATAGAGATCCAGATAGTAAgctgaataaattcattatcaattttGGGTAAATTGTTATAATAATCTCAAAAAATAGGactaaatgaaacaccctgtatctcgaaaacaaatcgtttgtgGCCCATtaatataggactttttttccttcaaattattcaatcatTCAAATTATTCCTTTATGcgtccaatttaggaacaccctgcatatcattttcaaataaaataaaacaaaataaatttccacaaatatttcaatattaacaaaTCAACAATAATTGTTTTGTCAAGTTTAATTTTACATTTCGACCGtagaaatgtgtttttttttgtcgtaTATGTAGATTAAAGAAGTGAATGGAAGACAAAAGCGTTTAAAGTTAGTTATTTGAGTTcaattgatttcataaaacaaacATGTTTGTATCTTTTGCACGTGTTTGGaaagtttttcaattcatttttttaaatgaataatatagaaaaatatcggTATCTTTCGCGCGCTTGTTCTATTTTTGTTCCTCTCTGTAACTTTATATTTCGATTATCACATATTTTCAATAggcaaataaaaaatttgaaatttaataattcaaatttttttcaataatgttatttctcagaatcattgaaaaactttttttttgagctctCGTCTCCCCACAGATTTTCATTAGTAAAGTGAATCTTCTTACTTCTTTAGGTATTTTGCTAAACTTACAAATTTAACTGTAGACAAATTATCgattaattcaaaatagttttttgaaatattaatgaGACAAGGGTACCCTGAAAGAGTCACTAATGGGATTCCATCATTTAAATGAATTGGTCATGGTGGCTCAAAAATTGGAAatgtatcaagaaaaaaaaagaaacacagAGAAGTTAACTTATGCCATGAGATATTTTGccgattataaaaaatattagaCTTTTATTGTAGGCAAATGTTCAATGTCATAAATTCATTTAATCACGAATGAAAAGTCTCCAAGATCAATGAAATTGCAATGAATAAGTGTATTTTGTGATATTTAAAATGCAATCAAGTTTACTTCgattattataaattgaatCTCCTTAGGCGGCTCCTTCAGCGGTTTAATTAATAGTTGTTTTCTATAgacaattaaaaaatatcggatacTTAATTATGTGTATTGTATACATGTCACGTTATCACGGTTTTATGTGATAATTTGTCGAACAGATCAAATTTGTGATGTATCAGCATATATGATTCTGTAATTATGAATTTCAACTATGCCTTTTATCTTTAGGTGTAAATTCAACATAAACATCATTTTACGACTAAGTATCCACCTATAATTTCAgatagaataaaaatattttgaaatatcgaGTGAATTGCTTTCCTCCCGAAAACATTTTGTAGCTGAAATGTTATAAGCTGACTTTTCAGctgatttgaattcaaatggttttttcaaaaatttcatgtttctacttcctttctttttggtttATCTACAATTGGAGAGTAACAAACAAACGCGCGAAATTATAGGCAAATAAGAATATGCTAAAAATTTAGCCTACTTCATTCGCGCAACTATTtctaagaagaagaaaattctTTGATTCacagaatcaaaaataaaatggaaatttaaattaaatacgGATGAAACCGATTCGTTTTTACAACCGTTGTATATCATAACATAGGTATATATTATAGTTAGTTCAATTCGGTTTTTTCCAAACAAATTTTACTCAATCACAATGAAATCGCAAGATGTTGTAATTTTCCAATCATGTTCCGCACtaaagagggattaccaccacgtggtttttcgcgtatcagtcaaacttcgGTACCCATTCATTCCCTCTCTGGCGGTCCAGCGataaccaaactttgtacggtgaaCACGCAACGTATAACTGCCCATGTAAAAAACAATGATTTTCTAAATTTATCCCGCAAACACTAAGCGATTGGCGCTGTTtgtgaaaaatgattttcccgcttttctgttgaaatttttcctgaattttcttAGCTATAAACCTCACGGAGCCCGAAACCTTTCCAACGTATAACTGCCCATGTGAAAAAcaatgattttcaaaatttatcccGCAAACACTAAGCGATTGGCCTTGTatgtgaaaaatgattttcccgcttttctgttgaaatttttccttaATTTTCTTTGCTATAAACCTCGCGGAGCCCGAGCCTTGACAATGATTTTCTAAATTTATCCCGCAAACACTAAGCGATTGGCCTTGTatgtgaaaaatgattttcccgCTTTTCTGTTGAAATGGAGTTTCATACTGTCATCGTTACCTGTTGTAACATCTAAAGTGTAACCTGTCCTATCTAAAACTTGCTTAATCTTTTCTTCATCGGGCCCCTTCGTGATTGGTGTTGGAGTTGGAGCAGCAACACCTTGACCTGAACCAACTCGATTTTCCTGTATGTAATATCTCATGATTCCGCacaaataaggcaacttgttcGGGACATCTTCcaggttcttcttcttcttcttcttcattcttcATTTTAGGCGATTCGCCTGTTTCTTTCCGTCGAATCTCTGCCTACACTGACAAATTGTCGCTCCATCGCTTTCGAGGGCGTCCTAAACTTCTGCGACCTAGTGGTGATTTATCGCGTGCAATTCTGACTATCCTTCCTTCGTCCATTCTACTTAAGTGGTCGTTCCATTCTCTCTTTCGACCCAATGCCCACTCATTGATATTTTCCACCCCGCATGTTCTCCTTATATTTTCACTTCTCTCCCGGTCGAATAGTGTCTTTCCAGCTATTCTGCGAAGTACCCTCATTTCGATGGTCTCCAGTAGTTGTCTTGTCCTCGCTGTGTCTGGTCGAGTTTCAGCGGTGTATGTCATAGTTGGTCTTACTACTGCTTTATAAATTCTGGCCTTTGTTTCcactttgatatttttatttcgccATACCGTGTCACTCAAACATCCCGCCACTCTTGTCGCCCTCACAGTTTGTGCCCTCACTTTCTCCTCAACATCACCACAGCCTGATAATTCTATGCCCAAGTATTTGATTTTCATTGTGATGGGTTTTTATTCGTCTTACCAGTGCTGTGGTCTCATTTCGGATTTGTTTATATCTCTCGTAGGATTCTGATGTCTTCAATGTTCTATGAGTCAGATAtgcttttttcttttctttacaTTTTTCTTGAATCTCTGGGCGAAACCATGGGGTCCTGTCTGTTCtagtgttcttattcctttttagGATTCGGGTGCCTAGGGCTTCATGGGCGGCTGATCTAATGTTGTTCTTTAGTTTCTTCCAGGAAGCGTTAATATTATCCTCTTCTCCTATTCGGTTTTcgagaattttttctttcaatatatctTCGTATAATTGCCTAATTGACGAGTCTCACAGTGATTCGATGTTTATTTTTGCTTCCTCATATACTTGTAATGGACTCTTTTTGGGTATGAATTTCATTCTGATCTTTGCAAGTAACAAACTGTGATTGCTGCCTACATTGACCGAATTCAGAGTTCTGACGTCCAGTAGCTGTCTTCCAGGTTAAACTCCAAAAATCGACCAAGACAATCCATCAACTGGAATCTTTTTCAGGTAATCAAGGGCTCTCTCGTCGAGATCGACATGAGCTCATTTCTGTGGTCTCCAGTAGTTGTCTTGTCCTCGCTGTGTCTGGTCTAGTTTCAGCGGTGTATGTCATAGTTGGTCTTACTACTGCTTTATAAATTCTGGCCTTTGTTTCcactttgatatttttatttcgccATACCGTGTCACTCAAACATCCCGCCACTCTTGTTGCCCTCACAGTTTGTGCCCTCACTTTCTCCTCAACATCACCACAGCCTGATAATTCTATGCCCaagtatttgaatttcatttcttgtTGGATGATATTGCCGTCAACTTCCAGTTTGCATCTTAATGGTGTTTTCGATGTTGTCATGCATTTGGTTTTCTGGGTTGATATTGTCATATTGAATTATTTGGCAGTGCAATTGAATCGATGTAACAGCCGTTGGAGGTCGTCTTCACTCTCAGCCACCAGTACGGCGTCATCGGCATAGCAGAGAATTGTTATTTCACGGTCGCCCATTCCGTATCCCTTTAGTGTCCGTATTTTCCCTATCACCTCGTCCATAATGATGTTAAAGAGGAGAGGGCTCAAGGAGTCTCGTTTATAAGTGACAAATTGTCAGCTCTATACAAAACTCATGCAGTAGTATATTCATACGAAGGAAGTGGTAGAAACGAGACAAGAAAAGTAAGCAACAAAGAAATATCGACCCTCTAACATAGCCACAGGAGTTGACTACGATTGAAAAGAAGTTGTATGttaagattaatgaagattgtCCCAAGATTATTGGGAGGAAAGACATACACTTCCTTTATGTCATCAAAAAATAAAGTATATACTTTCTCTGAAATGACTCATTACTACTAAAACTCGCAAAGAATACAAGGCAGTAGTTCCAACGAAATTTCGATTAAAGAAAAATCAGTTTTACATTATTTTGGAAAAACATGGGGGAAACAAGTAGGAATAATGAGGATATTATCCATCTTCAGAGAAGGAAGTACCAGAGTGTCCTTTAACTCGACAGGTTCCATAGACAATAATCTGATAACAAACACGTTGGAGGAGAAGCTTAGCTGACATTGGATCTTATTCATCAGGAGTTCATTTTGTACGAAAGGATCAATCAATTAATCTTTAGAAGGAggaaatatataaatactttATTATATACTTACAATTCATGTTTGgcgtgaaattattattttcgaagAAGGGTATATCTATCAATGTAAATTCAATGGTAGGATCAATAGATCGATCGCAATTCAAAaattctgcttaccaaaaatctacataggcgtacaactttacttcagccgtttttttttcgaaattcgaggcttcattataaaaaactggttatacatttatgattcaaagtattgttcatctctggccactactttctcccatatttcggacaacgtacgaatcccgcgttgaaaaacctggtcttcttttgaagcgatccacgaatcaattcaattttttacttcttcataaattcGGAAGTGCTAGTCacccaggccgtgtgccattgatcgaatcaagtgatagtccgagggagtaacggcgggtggggtaggacttcccatttcaacgttttcaattaTGTCTTGGCCATTTTCG is drawn from Harmonia axyridis chromosome 7, icHarAxyr1.1, whole genome shotgun sequence and contains these coding sequences:
- the LOC123685377 gene encoding 60S ribosomal protein L24-like, which produces FANLKTTESRAIISSDDDDDIFHAQCFEQNYQFQPAITLSSIVARKQNHLLRNPRKVTWAILYRRKHKKSQEEETTKKRTRRTQKFQRAIVGAPLNGIMAKRNQGPEVRKAQGEQAIGAVKEQKKSQKATKRAAAPPKPKAAPKQKAAKNVEKAAPRVGGKNYFKILNKSSTYWYSFPAARNRTGCLLARVDLLQPEE
- the LOC123685378 gene encoding 60S ribosomal protein L24-like codes for the protein KSDSGHGKTLVKVDGRNYTFLNSKCERAHLLRNPRKVTWAILYRRKHKKSQEEETTKKRTRRTQKFQRAIVGAPLNGIMAKRNQGPEVRKAQGEQAIGAVKEQKKSQKATKRAAAPPKPKAAPKQKAAKNVEKAAPRVGGKR
- the LOC123685379 gene encoding uncharacterized protein LOC123685379; this encodes MKIKYLGIELSGCGDVEEKVRAQTVRATRVAGCLSDTVWRNKNIKVETKARIYKAVVRPTMTYTAETRPDTARTRQLLETIEMRVLRRIAGKTLFDRERSENIRRTCGVENINEWALGRKREWNDHLSRMDEGRIVRIARDKSPLGRRSLGRPRKRWSDNLSV
- the LOC123685380 gene encoding uncharacterized protein LOC123685380, with the protein product MTISTQKTKCMTTSKTPLRCKLEVDGNIIQQEMKFKYLGIELSGCGDVEEKVRAQTVRATRVAGCLSDTVWRNKNIKVETKARIYKAVVRPTMTYTAETRPDTARTRQLLETTEMSSCRSRRESP